The Gammaproteobacteria bacterium genome segment TGGTTCAAATCCAATCGCGCCTACCACTTTTTAAGAATGAGTGTAGACACTTCTTCTTGCCGTAAATGGTCCTGAAGCCTTCAGACCCCGCCTCGATGCAACCGCACCGGGGCGGGGTTTTCTACTTTAGGCCATCGCAAATTTAGACCAAATCAAAAATTCATCGCAAAACGCCCAGGGTTGCCGGTAGACAATATTAGTAAAAACTAATATATTGGCCCGCCTCGCTGAAATGGTAATCGAATGGAGTATGCCCATGTTTGGTCAGATCAAAGAGATTGATGCCCCCGAGCTCGCTGGCTGGATGGAAGAGGGATCCCAGGCCCTGCGCATCATTGATGTGCGGGAAATACGCGAGATCCTGCAAGGCACTATATCCGGCGCAGAGCCCTTGCCATTGGCAGCCCTGCCACTGCAGCTGGATAAGTTTGGCCCCGACGAAAAACTGGTGATCATTTGCCGTAGCGGGGCGCGTTCCGCCCAGGCCTGCATGTTCCTGCAGCAGCGGGGTTATGAGAATGTCTACAATTTGCGCGCCGGCATGATCGGCTGGGCGCACCATTCTCTGCCGATTGTTCGGCCCGAATCGACGTATAGCGTCGCCTGAGCGGGGCGGGCATTTTTGACAGCCGTGGGCAGGGCGGTTAAAGTGCGCTCGCTGTTTTGAGGGGGACCCGGCCGGATTGGGCTACACTGTCAATCGATACGGTTTTTGCGATACGCTGTTGGGTAGTTACTCTGTGCGGTATTAAGAATCACCGTTAAGCTCTACCCGAGTAGCGGAATATCCCGCAAAGGCACCGACAACGACGGTGCTTTTACTATTTGTGAATCCATAATAACAACATCACGTGGTCTCTCGTATGGATCACCACTGGAGAAAAGAATATGCCTGCTGTAACACTTCCTGACGGTTCCCAACGCCACTTCGATCATCCGGTTTCAGTTATGGACGTCGCCACCGATATCGGCCCCGGTCTGGCCAAGGCGACCCTGGCCGGGCGGGTCAATGGCGCCCTGGTTGATGCCTCGTTCATGATCGATGATGACTGCGAGCTGGCCATCATTACCGAACGTGACGAAGAAGGCCTGGAGATCATCCGCCATACCAGCGCGCATCTATTGGCGCAGGCCGTGCAGCAGCTTTTTCCAGAGGCCCAGGTCACCATCGGCCCGGTGATCGAAAATGGCTTTTATTACGATTTTGCCTATGCGCCGGGCTTTAGCCCCGATGATCTGGTGACGATCGAAAAGCGCATGCAGGAGATCGTCAAGCAGGATTTGCCGATCGTGCGCAGCGTGATGTCGCGGGAAGAGGCGATTCCCTTTTTCCTTGAAAAAGGCGAAAAATACAAGGCCGAGCTCATTGAGGCCATCCCCCTCGGCGAAGAGCTCTCCCTCTACCAGCAGGGTGACTTTATCGATCTGTGCCGGGGGCCCCATGTTCCCTCTACCGGCAAACTGAAATCCTTCAAGCTGATGAAGGTGGCGGGCGCCTATTGGCGGGGTGATTCCGCCAACGAGATGCTGCAGCGCATTTATGGCACCGCCTGGAGCAACAAGAAGGATCTCAACGACTATCTGCACCGCCTGGAAGAGGCGGAAAAGCGTGACCATCGCCGTCTGGCCCGTCAGCTGGACCTGTTCCATAGTCAGGAAGAGGCGCCAGGCATGGTGTTTTGGCACCCGAACGGTTGGACGCTATATCAGCAGGTCGAGCAGTACATCCGTGGCGTATTGACGGAAAATGGCTATGGCGAGGTGAAAACGCCGCAGGTTGTGGATCGGGTGCTGTGGGAAAAATCGGGCCATTGGGAAAAATTCCGTGACGATATGTTTGTCACCGAGTCCGAAAAACGCACCTATGCCATCAAACCCATGAATTGTCCCTGTCACGTCCAGATATTTAATCAGGGCCTGAAAAGCTACCGTGACCTGCCGCTGCGCATGGCGGAATTTGGTTCCTGCCACCGCAATGAGCCCTCCGGCACCCTGCACGGCCTGATGCGGGTGCGCGCCTTTACCCAGGACGATGCGCATATTTTCTGTACCGAAGGCCAGATTCAGGGCGAGGTGTCTGAGTTTATCGATCTGTTGTACCGCGTGTACCAGGATTTTGGCTTTAACGAGGTCATCATCAAGCTGTCGACCCGTCCCGAGAAGCGGGTGGGTGCGGATGCCGACTGGGACAAGGCCGAGCACGCGCTTGAAAAGGCATTGAATAACAAAGGCTTGGCGTGGGATTTGCAGCCGGGTGAGGGCGCCTTTTATGGCCCCAAAATCGAATTTTCGCTGAAAGACTGCATTGGTCGGGTCTGGCAATGCGGCACGATCCAGGTGGATTTCTCCATGCCGGGGCGCCTGGATGCCCACTATATTGCCGAAGACGGCTCCAAACAGATACCCGTGATGCTGCATCGCGCCATCCTCGGTTCGCTGGAGCGTTTCATCGGAATTCTCATCGAGGAATTCGCCGGGGCCTTTCCGGCCTGGCTGGCACCGAGCCAGGTCATGGTCATGCCGATCACCGACCGGCATAACGATTATGTGCAAAATGTCGAAAATGCCTTACGAGCCGAGGGCTTCCGGGCAAAATCGGACTTGAGAAATGAGAAGATCGGCTTTAAAATCCGCGAGCACACATTACAACGGATTCCTTACCTGCTCGTCGTGGGTGATAAGGAAGTCGAAAACAACACTGTGGCCGTACGTACGCGCAGTGGCAATGACCTTGGA includes the following:
- a CDS encoding rhodanese-like domain-containing protein; translated protein: MFGQIKEIDAPELAGWMEEGSQALRIIDVREIREILQGTISGAEPLPLAALPLQLDKFGPDEKLVIICRSGARSAQACMFLQQRGYENVYNLRAGMIGWAHHSLPIVRPESTYSVA
- the thrS gene encoding threonine--tRNA ligase, with product MPAVTLPDGSQRHFDHPVSVMDVATDIGPGLAKATLAGRVNGALVDASFMIDDDCELAIITERDEEGLEIIRHTSAHLLAQAVQQLFPEAQVTIGPVIENGFYYDFAYAPGFSPDDLVTIEKRMQEIVKQDLPIVRSVMSREEAIPFFLEKGEKYKAELIEAIPLGEELSLYQQGDFIDLCRGPHVPSTGKLKSFKLMKVAGAYWRGDSANEMLQRIYGTAWSNKKDLNDYLHRLEEAEKRDHRRLARQLDLFHSQEEAPGMVFWHPNGWTLYQQVEQYIRGVLTENGYGEVKTPQVVDRVLWEKSGHWEKFRDDMFVTESEKRTYAIKPMNCPCHVQIFNQGLKSYRDLPLRMAEFGSCHRNEPSGTLHGLMRVRAFTQDDAHIFCTEGQIQGEVSEFIDLLYRVYQDFGFNEVIIKLSTRPEKRVGADADWDKAEHALEKALNNKGLAWDLQPGEGAFYGPKIEFSLKDCIGRVWQCGTIQVDFSMPGRLDAHYIAEDGSKQIPVMLHRAILGSLERFIGILIEEFAGAFPAWLAPSQVMVMPITDRHNDYVQNVENALRAEGFRAKSDLRNEKIGFKIREHTLQRIPYLLVVGDKEVENNTVAVRTRSGNDLGSMTLSQFTQGLAAEVASRGRTTLED